A DNA window from Hordeum vulgare subsp. vulgare chromosome 1H, MorexV3_pseudomolecules_assembly, whole genome shotgun sequence contains the following coding sequences:
- the LOC123443251 gene encoding secretory carrier-associated membrane protein 3 isoform X1, whose product MAGRNGFEDDDVNPFAGGSVPPASNSRLSPLSHEPAGFYNVDIPMDSTKDVKKKEKELQAMEAELNKREKELKRKEEAASRAGIVIEDKNWPPFFPLIHHNISNEIPIHLQKMQYLAFSSFLGIALCLFFNIIATTTAWIKGEGVMVWLLAIIYFISGVPGAYVLWYRPLYNAMRTESALKFGWFFLFYMIHIIFCVWSAVSPPFPFKGNSLTGILPAIDVITKSLIVGIFYFVGFGLFCLESLLSIGVIQQVYMYFRGSGKAQEMKQQAARGALSSAF is encoded by the exons ATGGCGGGCCGCAACGGCTTCGAGGACGACGACGTCAACCCCTTCGCC GGAGGGAGTGTTCCCCCTGCCTCCAATTCTCGACTCTCACCTCTCTCCCACGAGCCAGCGGGTTTCTATAATGTGGACATTCCTATGGATTCAACAAAG GAtgtgaagaaaaaggaaaaagaactCCAGGCGATGGAAGCCGAGCTAAACAAAAGAGAAAAG GAATTGAAAAGGAAGGAAGAGGCTGCGTCGCGAG CTGGCATTGTCATAGAAGACAAAAACTGGCCACCCTTTTTCCCTCTCATTCACCACAACATTTCAAATGAGATACCCATCCATCTACAAAAAATGCAGTACcttgcattttcatcatttttgG GAATTGCTCTCTGCCTCTTCTTTAATATCATAGCGACTACAACAGCATGGATTAAAGGAGAAG GTGTCATGGTTTGGTTGCTTGCCATTATCTACTTCATATCTGGTGTCCCTGGGGCTTATGTGTTATGGTATCGCCCTCTTTATAACGCGATGAG AACTGAGAGTGCTTTGAAGTTTGGGTGGTTTTTTCTATTTTACATG ATTCACATAATCTTCTGCGTGTGGTCAGCTGTGTCTCCCCCATTCCCTTTCAAAGGAAATTCTTTGAC TGGGATTTTGCCTGCCATTGATGTCATAACCAAGAGTCTTATTGTTGGG ATATTCTACTTCGTTGGATTTGGATTGTTCTGCCTTGAATCATTGCTGAGCATAGGTGTCATTCAG CAAGTGTACATGTACTTCCGTGGAAGTGGAAAAGCCCAGGAGATGAAACAGCAGGCAGCACGCGGTGCCCTGAGTTCTGCGTTCTGA
- the LOC123443251 gene encoding secretory carrier-associated membrane protein 3 isoform X2, which yields MAGRNGFEDDDVNPFAGGSVPPASNSRLSPLSHEPAGFYNVDIPMDSTKKKEKELQAMEAELNKREKELKRKEEAASRAGIVIEDKNWPPFFPLIHHNISNEIPIHLQKMQYLAFSSFLGIALCLFFNIIATTTAWIKGEGVMVWLLAIIYFISGVPGAYVLWYRPLYNAMRTESALKFGWFFLFYMIHIIFCVWSAVSPPFPFKGNSLTGILPAIDVITKSLIVGIFYFVGFGLFCLESLLSIGVIQQVYMYFRGSGKAQEMKQQAARGALSSAF from the exons ATGGCGGGCCGCAACGGCTTCGAGGACGACGACGTCAACCCCTTCGCC GGAGGGAGTGTTCCCCCTGCCTCCAATTCTCGACTCTCACCTCTCTCCCACGAGCCAGCGGGTTTCTATAATGTGGACATTCCTATGGATTCAACAAAG aaaaaggaaaaagaactCCAGGCGATGGAAGCCGAGCTAAACAAAAGAGAAAAG GAATTGAAAAGGAAGGAAGAGGCTGCGTCGCGAG CTGGCATTGTCATAGAAGACAAAAACTGGCCACCCTTTTTCCCTCTCATTCACCACAACATTTCAAATGAGATACCCATCCATCTACAAAAAATGCAGTACcttgcattttcatcatttttgG GAATTGCTCTCTGCCTCTTCTTTAATATCATAGCGACTACAACAGCATGGATTAAAGGAGAAG GTGTCATGGTTTGGTTGCTTGCCATTATCTACTTCATATCTGGTGTCCCTGGGGCTTATGTGTTATGGTATCGCCCTCTTTATAACGCGATGAG AACTGAGAGTGCTTTGAAGTTTGGGTGGTTTTTTCTATTTTACATG ATTCACATAATCTTCTGCGTGTGGTCAGCTGTGTCTCCCCCATTCCCTTTCAAAGGAAATTCTTTGAC TGGGATTTTGCCTGCCATTGATGTCATAACCAAGAGTCTTATTGTTGGG ATATTCTACTTCGTTGGATTTGGATTGTTCTGCCTTGAATCATTGCTGAGCATAGGTGTCATTCAG CAAGTGTACATGTACTTCCGTGGAAGTGGAAAAGCCCAGGAGATGAAACAGCAGGCAGCACGCGGTGCCCTGAGTTCTGCGTTCTGA